The nucleotide sequence ATAATACAGACTTTCATGCCTGCACTGGCGTTAAATGCCACTTGGTTAGCTTGAGATTGATAAACCGCATATGGCGTCACTTGTTGCGTCATCGGATTGCCCGCATCATCACTGTATGCCGACATTAATTGACGGCGTTGATCGGCTTCGACCAATTTAATATGTGGGTTCTTCAGCAAGCCTTTTACTTGAGAGAGATCTTTACCCGTAAATGTAGCCGAGATAAAACCATTACCATCAATATGAATCTCTCCCCCAAGCCTATTAGTTAGCGCCTTAACAACACCTTTATTACCATTGTCCACTTGAATAATGTAACGATTGTCATCAGCTTTTGCGGTCGTAGATACACTCACAGTCAGGGCTATGATAGCGCTCGCAATTTTCGATAATTTCATAAAGCTTCTCCGTTATATTTTTAATATAGAGTTACTGTTCAATCTGAAAATAGCGCAAAAACTATCGGCTGCGACTAACGCCATTTACGTTACTTTCAATTGGTTACATTGCCGAACCTACCAGAGGCCTTCTAAATTAACAAGTTACTAACATAGTGTATTGTGAGAAGTTTTGATTATTGTATAAAAAATACAGTAAAATAATTAGATCAGATTAAATCATTAAAATGAGCTGTCATCTCAATCCGATGGCGTTAGAGAGGAGTCGATAAGTCATCGTTAGTAGCAAACAAATACCCGTTGGAATAAAACCACTCTGTAACATCTATACCCAAACTACTTGGGTATAGATGAACTCGGGCCCGTTAATCTCAACTTATTTAATGTCAATGATATTGCACTTATGATACGTTTTATCATCCCTCTAAGTCAGGTGCCATATCCCTATGTTTAGCCCTAAGAGCTTCTCGTTTCTATCCCTACTCGCCAACAACAATGATCGTGAATGGTTCAAAACCAATCAGGTTCAATATGAGGCCGAAGTGCGTACCCCAGCCCTTAAGTTTATCGAGGCGATGCAACCTCATATTCTTACTTTGTCGCCTAGGCTCGTCGCACTACCTAAAAAAGTAGGCGGTAGCCTAATGCGTCCCCAAAGAGATGCTAGGTTCAGTAAAGATAAGACCCCCTATAAAACCAATGTCGGTATTCAATTCAGGCATTTTCAGGGCAAAGATGTTCACGCTCCGGGACTCTATATCCATATTGCTAATGAAGGTTGTTTTCTCGGCGCAGGGATTTGGCATCCAGATTCAAAAGCGCTCAATAAACTGCGTACTTGCATTGATGAAAATCCCAACGCTTATAAGAAGGCTCTCACTCAATTAAGATCAGCTGGGTTTGAGATGGAAGGAGACAGCTTAATCAGGCCACCAAAAGGCTACGATAAAACTCACCCTATGCTCGATGAATTAAAACGCAAAGACTTTATCGCCATCAAACCTATCGAAGCC is from Shewanella sp. MTB7 and encodes:
- a CDS encoding DUF2461 domain-containing protein, producing the protein MFSPKSFSFLSLLANNNDREWFKTNQVQYEAEVRTPALKFIEAMQPHILTLSPRLVALPKKVGGSLMRPQRDARFSKDKTPYKTNVGIQFRHFQGKDVHAPGLYIHIANEGCFLGAGIWHPDSKALNKLRTCIDENPNAYKKALTQLRSAGFEMEGDSLIRPPKGYDKTHPMLDELKRKDFIAIKPIEATQIQDKDFVPWCAKEFEQTQKLMAYLCFALDLDY